A single genomic interval of uncultured Sphaerochaeta sp. harbors:
- the rpsK gene encoding 30S ribosomal protein S11 has protein sequence MATIKRKVKKTVYEGNVYIQATFNNTIVTVTDLNGNAVSWASAGGLGFRGAKKSTPYAAQTTAEKAAKAAMDSGLQEVNVFVKGPGVGRESAIRTLGVLGLKVRSIRDVTPIPHNGCRPRKSRRV, from the coding sequence ATGGCTACTATTAAACGTAAAGTCAAGAAAACGGTATATGAAGGCAATGTCTATATCCAGGCGACCTTTAACAATACCATTGTTACCGTTACCGATCTAAACGGGAATGCGGTATCTTGGGCTAGTGCCGGTGGACTTGGTTTCCGTGGCGCTAAGAAGTCCACCCCCTATGCAGCACAGACCACTGCCGAAAAGGCTGCCAAGGCTGCTATGGATAGTGGATTGCAGGAAGTGAACGTATTTGTGAAGGGACCCGGTGTTGGACGTGAGAGCGCCATCAGGACGTTGGGTGTGCTCGGACTTAAGGTCCGTTCCATTCGTGATGTCACCCCCATCCCACACAATGGATGCAGACCTCGCAAGAGTAGAAGAGTCTGA
- the rpsM gene encoding 30S ribosomal protein S13 yields MARIAGVDLPNKAVKIALTYIYGIGRFSAVEICEKTKIDPDTSINTLSSDDLAVLRKVIEEEYKVEGRLRTEVALNIKRLMDIGCYRGLRHRKGLPVNGQRTKTNARTRKGKKKTVASKKK; encoded by the coding sequence ATGGCGAGAATTGCAGGTGTAGATTTGCCGAACAAGGCAGTAAAAATCGCCTTAACCTATATTTATGGGATTGGTAGGTTTTCGGCGGTTGAGATTTGTGAAAAAACAAAAATTGATCCCGATACAAGTATTAATACCCTTTCCAGTGATGACCTGGCAGTATTGCGTAAGGTAATCGAGGAAGAGTACAAAGTAGAAGGACGTCTGAGGACAGAGGTCGCTCTGAACATCAAGCGCCTTATGGACATCGGTTGCTATCGTGGCCTTCGTCATCGTAAGGGTCTTCCCGTTAACGGACAGAGGACAAAAACCAATGCCCGTACTCGCAAGGGTAAGAAGAAGACCGTTGCGTCCAAGAAGAAATAA
- the rpmJ gene encoding 50S ribosomal protein L36: MKVRASVKPICDKCKVVRRNGVVRIICENPKHKQRQR; the protein is encoded by the coding sequence ATGAAAGTAAGAGCAAGTGTCAAACCGATTTGTGACAAGTGCAAAGTAGTCAGACGGAATGGGGTGGTCCGCATTATTTGTGAGAACCCCAAGCACAAGCAGAGACAGAGATAA
- the secY gene encoding preprotein translocase subunit SecY, giving the protein MANSLVEMYRIKDLRKKIFITLSLLIVSRIGAVIPIPGIDPEVLKLFFLSQSSDSNIGLTEYLNFFSGGAFSNFSLFMLGVMPYISTQIIVQLLMLVIPSLKKLAQDPSGHKKIQQYTRYGTIVVCLIQSYVVTIYANSIPGVMTMSTVPFTLVAMLTVTTGSMLLIWIGNKITQWGIGNGISLLIFAGIVARFPEAVSVLFQSISAGVLNPIVVLVVFVMFLVVVALVVYEEQGVRKIPVNYAKRVVGRKMYGAQSTYIPIKVNPSGVIPVIFASALLSFPLQIATTLGQEVRWLAAFANWLNPQGAPYLIIYALLIIGFAFFYTQVSMNPVEMAKQIRENGGSVPGVRSEKLEEYLTKVLNRIVLPGSLFLAFIALIPTLVQMFFNFPASVAMLFGGTSLLILVGVDLDTMRQIEGVMKMHHYDGFNVDGKKRKSKHI; this is encoded by the coding sequence ATGGCAAACTCCTTAGTTGAGATGTATAGAATCAAGGATCTCCGGAAAAAGATTTTCATTACCCTAAGCCTGCTGATTGTCAGCAGGATCGGGGCAGTGATTCCTATTCCTGGGATTGATCCGGAAGTTCTGAAACTGTTTTTTCTATCCCAGAGTTCAGATTCTAATATCGGGTTAACCGAGTATCTGAACTTCTTTTCGGGTGGTGCGTTCTCCAACTTTTCTCTGTTTATGTTGGGTGTCATGCCGTACATCAGCACACAGATTATTGTGCAGCTGTTGATGTTGGTTATCCCTTCACTGAAGAAGCTGGCCCAGGACCCATCCGGGCATAAGAAGATTCAGCAGTACACCAGATATGGTACGATTGTAGTTTGTCTGATTCAGTCGTATGTAGTAACCATCTACGCCAACTCCATTCCCGGCGTGATGACAATGAGCACCGTTCCGTTCACATTGGTAGCTATGCTTACCGTAACGACCGGTTCCATGCTCCTGATTTGGATCGGTAACAAGATTACCCAGTGGGGTATCGGTAACGGTATCAGTCTGTTGATCTTCGCCGGTATTGTAGCAAGATTTCCCGAGGCCGTATCGGTTCTGTTCCAGAGCATCTCCGCGGGTGTTCTGAACCCAATCGTCGTCTTGGTGGTCTTTGTAATGTTCTTGGTTGTTGTTGCTCTCGTCGTGTATGAAGAGCAGGGCGTAAGAAAGATTCCCGTGAACTATGCCAAACGTGTGGTAGGCCGTAAGATGTACGGTGCACAAAGTACGTACATCCCAATCAAGGTCAACCCATCAGGTGTTATCCCGGTAATCTTTGCAAGTGCTTTGCTTTCCTTCCCGTTGCAGATCGCAACTACTTTGGGACAAGAGGTGAGGTGGCTTGCTGCCTTCGCTAATTGGTTGAATCCACAGGGTGCCCCCTATCTGATTATCTACGCCCTGTTGATCATAGGGTTTGCCTTCTTCTATACCCAGGTTTCAATGAACCCGGTGGAGATGGCCAAACAGATTCGTGAGAATGGTGGTTCAGTTCCCGGCGTACGTTCCGAGAAACTTGAAGAGTACCTTACTAAGGTGCTTAACCGCATTGTTCTCCCTGGCTCCCTGTTCTTGGCTTTTATTGCCTTGATTCCTACGCTGGTGCAGATGTTCTTCAACTTCCCTGCATCTGTTGCAATGCTTTTCGGTGGAACGTCACTACTGATTCTTGTCGGTGTTGACTTGGATACCATGCGACAGATTGAAGGTGTTATGAAGATGCACCACTACGATGGTTTCAATGTTGACGGCAAGAAGAGGAAGTCGAAACACATTTAG
- the rplO gene encoding 50S ribosomal protein L15 has product MGQIHAPKGANKKKTIVGRGASSKGRSCGRGHDGQNSRSGGGVRLGFEGGQMPLYRRVARRGFSNSVFKKEYAVVSLDVISANFEDGDVVTLDALKDVGLVKGHNTQAKVLCNGELTKKVVIDGLKVSATAIEKITAAGGEIK; this is encoded by the coding sequence ATGGGACAGATTCATGCACCGAAAGGTGCCAATAAGAAAAAGACAATCGTAGGGCGTGGCGCGTCCTCGAAGGGTCGCTCCTGCGGTAGGGGTCATGACGGACAGAATTCTCGCTCCGGCGGTGGTGTTCGTCTCGGCTTCGAAGGCGGACAGATGCCTTTGTATCGCCGTGTTGCCCGTAGAGGTTTTTCCAACAGTGTATTTAAGAAAGAGTATGCCGTTGTCTCCCTTGATGTAATTTCTGCTAACTTCGAAGATGGAGATGTAGTTACCCTCGACGCCTTGAAGGATGTTGGGTTGGTCAAGGGACACAATACACAGGCCAAAGTTCTGTGTAATGGAGAACTTACCAAGAAGGTAGTCATTGACGGTTTGAAGGTTTCCGCTACTGCAATCGAGAAGATTACAGCTGCGGGTGGCGAGATTAAATAA
- the rpmD gene encoding 50S ribosomal protein L30 translates to MADAKKIKVTLVRGLSGSLPKQRRTVKALGLGKISSSVVHDATPATLGMVRVVAHLVKVEEM, encoded by the coding sequence ATGGCTGACGCAAAGAAAATCAAGGTTACCCTTGTCAGAGGACTTTCCGGTTCACTGCCTAAGCAGCGCAGAACGGTGAAGGCTCTCGGACTTGGCAAGATTTCCAGCTCGGTTGTACACGATGCTACTCCCGCTACGCTTGGGATGGTCCGTGTAGTAGCACACCTTGTGAAAGTCGAGGAGATGTAA
- the rpsE gene encoding 30S ribosomal protein S5 has product MDRSRDRDRDKNDGFVEKLIKLNRVAKVVKGGRRFSFSALVVVGDQNGKVGYGFGKANDVTEAIRKAVDRAKSSMIVVPMKKTTIPHEILGNYKSASVLLKPARPGTGVIAGGAVRAICDVCGISDIQGKSLGSKNAINTVKAAFDGFENLFDAKVVAKNRGKSLNEMWG; this is encoded by the coding sequence GTGGATAGATCGAGAGATAGAGATAGAGATAAGAACGACGGGTTTGTCGAGAAGCTGATCAAGCTGAACCGTGTTGCCAAGGTTGTCAAGGGTGGTAGAAGGTTCTCCTTCTCCGCACTGGTAGTCGTTGGTGACCAGAATGGTAAGGTTGGATATGGTTTCGGTAAGGCCAATGACGTCACTGAGGCGATCAGAAAGGCTGTCGATCGTGCTAAGTCAAGCATGATTGTTGTACCGATGAAGAAGACAACTATTCCTCACGAGATCTTGGGAAACTACAAGAGTGCAAGCGTGCTCTTGAAGCCTGCAAGACCTGGTACGGGTGTTATTGCCGGTGGTGCAGTCCGCGCTATTTGTGACGTCTGTGGTATCTCTGATATCCAGGGCAAGTCACTTGGCTCCAAGAATGCAATCAATACGGTGAAAGCTGCCTTTGATGGTTTCGAGAATCTTTTCGATGCCAAAGTGGTTGCAAAGAATCGGGGCAAGTCCCTGAATGAGATGTGGGGGTAA
- the rplR gene encoding 50S ribosomal protein L18, translating into MNRVIDKRRKLARRKYHIRKHISGTASRPRMSVFRSNSHMYVQVIDDVAGNTLVAASTMEKELKGLKNTVADAAKLGETIGKRMLEKQIDTCVFDRNGYLFHGVVKSIADGARKVGVKF; encoded by the coding sequence ATGAATAGAGTTATCGATAAAAGAAGGAAACTTGCTCGTCGTAAGTATCATATTCGAAAGCACATCTCCGGTACCGCAAGTAGGCCGAGAATGAGCGTGTTTCGCAGCAATTCCCACATGTATGTACAGGTCATCGACGATGTAGCTGGTAACACCCTCGTTGCTGCAAGCACCATGGAGAAAGAGCTCAAGGGCCTGAAGAACACGGTAGCAGACGCAGCTAAACTCGGGGAAACCATTGGTAAGAGAATGCTCGAGAAGCAGATCGACACCTGTGTGTTTGATCGTAATGGCTATCTGTTCCACGGGGTTGTCAAGAGCATCGCAGATGGCGCACGCAAAGTTGGCGTAAAGTTCTAG
- the rplF gene encoding 50S ribosomal protein L6 has product MSRVGKLPITVPQGVKVAINGGLINVEGPKGKLSCPTRPEVVINIKESEINVVPKDESKESNSFQGLYRQLVNNMVIGVSKGFSKTLMINGVGFRADLKANILTLNLGYSELIEVVLPQGITATVENPNKVTISGIDKQLVGQTCAEIRSLREPEPYKGKGIRYEDEVIRRKAGKTASAKK; this is encoded by the coding sequence ATGTCCAGAGTTGGAAAATTGCCAATCACAGTACCGCAAGGGGTCAAAGTTGCCATCAACGGTGGTTTGATTAATGTCGAAGGTCCGAAAGGAAAGCTCAGCTGCCCAACCCGTCCTGAGGTTGTGATCAACATCAAGGAATCCGAAATTAACGTGGTTCCCAAGGATGAGTCAAAGGAAAGCAATAGCTTCCAGGGTCTCTACCGCCAGTTGGTTAACAACATGGTTATTGGAGTGTCCAAGGGATTCTCCAAGACTCTCATGATCAACGGTGTCGGTTTCCGTGCTGACCTGAAGGCCAATATCCTGACCCTCAACCTCGGGTACTCCGAATTGATTGAAGTTGTACTTCCCCAGGGAATCACTGCTACCGTGGAAAACCCCAATAAGGTTACCATCAGCGGTATCGACAAGCAGCTCGTTGGGCAGACTTGTGCAGAGATCCGTTCCCTCCGAGAACCTGAACCATACAAGGGTAAGGGAATTCGGTATGAGGACGAGGTAATCAGGCGCAAGGCTGGTAAGACAGCTTCTGCTAAGAAATAG
- the rpsH gene encoding 30S ribosomal protein S8, translating into MAVSDPVADMLTKVRNANMAKHEKVDVSTSKMKLQIVKILKNEGYIKNFKKVTKDGISYIRVFLKYDDNQSPVLHGIQRISTPGRRVYTGYREMPRVYNGHGVVVVSTSSGVITGKKATENKVGGELICSIW; encoded by the coding sequence ATGGCTGTAAGTGATCCAGTAGCTGATATGCTGACTAAGGTTAGAAATGCTAACATGGCCAAGCATGAGAAAGTAGATGTTTCTACTTCTAAGATGAAGCTTCAGATAGTGAAGATTCTAAAGAATGAAGGATATATCAAGAACTTCAAGAAGGTGACCAAGGATGGGATTTCCTATATCCGAGTTTTCCTGAAGTATGATGATAATCAGAGTCCAGTGCTCCATGGGATTCAACGCATCAGCACCCCTGGCCGTCGTGTTTACACCGGCTATCGTGAGATGCCCCGTGTGTACAACGGACATGGCGTCGTTGTAGTGTCTACTTCTTCGGGTGTCATCACCGGGAAGAAGGCTACAGAGAACAAGGTCGGTGGCGAGCTGATCTGCTCTATTTGGTAA
- a CDS encoding type Z 30S ribosomal protein S14 codes for MAKKSMIVKAKREPKFSTRHVNRCRICGRPRGYMRQFDMCRICFRKLASEGQIPGVTKSSW; via the coding sequence ATGGCAAAGAAATCAATGATCGTAAAGGCCAAGAGAGAGCCTAAGTTCAGCACCAGACACGTCAATCGCTGCAGAATTTGCGGCAGACCCCGTGGCTATATGCGCCAATTCGACATGTGCAGGATCTGTTTCCGTAAATTGGCTAGTGAAGGCCAGATTCCTGGTGTTACCAAATCCAGTTGGTAG
- the rplE gene encoding 50S ribosomal protein L5 translates to MEKFIPNLKKKYLETVAPALFEDFGYSSKMQIPALEKVVVSVGVGEAITNKKLLDAAVKELEQITGQHVLKTKAKKSIANFKVREGYEIGAMVTLRGENMWFFLERLISIALPRVKDFRGVKPNAFDGHGNYSLGITEQIIFPEIDFDKIERVSGLNVAIVTTAKTDEEGYALLAKLGMPFSK, encoded by the coding sequence ATGGAAAAGTTTATACCAAACCTTAAGAAAAAATACCTGGAAACAGTAGCTCCTGCTCTGTTTGAAGATTTTGGCTATAGCTCCAAAATGCAGATCCCCGCTCTCGAGAAGGTTGTTGTCAGTGTCGGTGTCGGCGAAGCCATTACCAATAAGAAGCTCCTCGATGCTGCTGTCAAGGAGCTTGAGCAGATCACCGGTCAGCATGTATTGAAAACCAAGGCCAAAAAGTCCATCGCAAACTTCAAGGTTCGTGAAGGGTATGAAATTGGTGCTATGGTGACTCTACGTGGTGAAAACATGTGGTTCTTCCTGGAGAGGCTGATCAGCATCGCTCTTCCCCGCGTTAAGGACTTTAGAGGTGTCAAGCCCAATGCTTTTGATGGGCATGGGAACTACTCACTCGGTATTACCGAGCAGATTATTTTCCCTGAGATTGACTTCGATAAGATCGAACGCGTCAGCGGTTTGAATGTCGCCATTGTAACGACCGCAAAGACCGATGAAGAAGGCTACGCCCTGCTTGCAAAGCTTGGCATGCCCTTCAGTAAATAA
- the rplX gene encoding 50S ribosomal protein L24 gives MKLKKNDTVMIIAGKDKGKSGKIVKVDREKERVVVQGANMVKKSMRKKNQQDKGGIVEIEAPIHVSNVAYVTGKGETTRIGYKFDESGKKVRYAKKTGEVI, from the coding sequence ATGAAGCTTAAGAAGAACGACACCGTAATGATCATTGCTGGTAAGGACAAAGGTAAGTCAGGCAAGATCGTGAAGGTAGACCGTGAGAAAGAGAGAGTCGTTGTCCAGGGTGCCAACATGGTGAAAAAGTCCATGCGCAAGAAAAACCAACAGGACAAGGGCGGCATCGTGGAAATTGAGGCACCAATCCATGTTTCAAATGTAGCTTACGTCACCGGAAAAGGTGAAACTACAAGGATTGGGTACAAGTTTGATGAAAGCGGCAAGAAAGTCCGTTATGCCAAGAAAACCGGGGAAGTAATCTAA
- the rplN gene encoding 50S ribosomal protein L14, with protein sequence MVQMQTYLNVADNSGAKRVQCIKVLGGSHRYVAGVGDIIVVAVKTALPNGAIKKGDVMKAVIVRTKKEYRRPDGTYIRFDDNACVIIDANNNPRGKRIFGPVARELRDGYMKIVSLAPEVL encoded by the coding sequence ATGGTACAGATGCAGACCTATTTGAATGTAGCGGATAACAGTGGTGCAAAGCGAGTGCAGTGTATCAAGGTTCTTGGCGGAAGCCATCGCTATGTTGCCGGTGTTGGTGACATTATTGTCGTGGCCGTAAAGACCGCATTGCCTAACGGCGCCATCAAGAAAGGTGACGTCATGAAGGCAGTAATTGTCCGAACGAAGAAGGAATACCGCAGACCTGACGGTACCTATATCAGGTTCGATGACAACGCATGCGTTATCATCGATGCCAACAATAACCCGCGCGGTAAGCGTATCTTCGGACCCGTAGCCAGAGAGCTGCGTGATGGGTACATGAAGATTGTTTCTCTCGCGCCGGAAGTGTTGTAG
- the rpsQ gene encoding 30S ribosomal protein S17 → MEANKKSFTGRVVSDKMDKTIVVAVSSRRLHPLYKKYVTTTKKVKAHDERNEANIGDTVRVLECRHISKDKCWRLVQIVERAR, encoded by the coding sequence ATGGAAGCTAATAAAAAAAGTTTTACCGGCCGGGTGGTCAGTGACAAGATGGATAAGACGATTGTCGTTGCTGTTTCCTCAAGAAGACTGCATCCCCTGTATAAAAAGTATGTGACTACTACCAAAAAGGTAAAGGCACATGATGAGAGGAACGAGGCAAATATCGGCGACACCGTACGTGTTTTGGAATGCCGCCACATCAGCAAGGATAAGTGCTGGCGTCTCGTGCAGATCGTCGAGCGCGCTCGCTAA
- the rpmC gene encoding 50S ribosomal protein L29, with protein MKNSYKDLTLDELVAKKEQLHKEYFDLRMGRVLGHVENPLAVRTVRRNIARVNTRIREYELGIRNVAK; from the coding sequence ATGAAGAATTCATATAAAGATTTGACCCTTGACGAGCTGGTAGCCAAGAAGGAGCAACTTCACAAGGAGTACTTCGACCTTCGTATGGGAAGAGTGCTCGGACATGTGGAGAATCCACTTGCTGTTCGTACCGTCAGGAGGAACATCGCTCGTGTGAATACCCGAATTCGTGAGTATGAACTTGGAATTCGGAACGTGGCAAAGTAA
- the rplP gene encoding 50S ribosomal protein L16 — translation MLSPKRIKHRKKQRGTTDGVAHRGTTIAFGEFGLLALEPKWITNRQIEAARIAMTRHIKRGGKVWIRIFPDMPYTKKPAETRQGNGKGNPEGWVAVVKTGAVMFEMGGVPEELAREALELAASKLPIKTKFVARREVE, via the coding sequence ATGCTTAGTCCAAAGAGAATTAAACACAGAAAGAAACAGCGTGGCACCACTGATGGTGTTGCACATCGCGGGACTACCATTGCTTTCGGTGAATTCGGTTTGCTCGCACTTGAGCCGAAGTGGATCACCAATCGCCAGATTGAGGCAGCCCGTATCGCCATGACCCGTCACATTAAGCGTGGTGGTAAGGTATGGATCAGGATTTTCCCTGACATGCCCTATACCAAGAAACCCGCTGAAACCAGACAGGGAAACGGTAAGGGTAACCCCGAAGGTTGGGTCGCTGTCGTGAAGACCGGCGCTGTGATGTTTGAAATGGGTGGCGTTCCTGAAGAGCTCGCTCGTGAGGCTTTGGAGCTCGCAGCTTCCAAGCTTCCGATCAAGACGAAGTTTGTCGCCAGAAGGGAAGTGGAGTAA
- the rpsC gene encoding 30S ribosomal protein S3 — protein sequence MGQKVNPIGLRLGVNKTWKSKWYVDPREYADTLHEDLKLRKALVECPEVQGAEISDVEIIRKPQRITIVITTSRPGIIIGSKGANVEKLGARLQKLSDKKVQIKIKEIKKPEADAQLIALNVARQLVSRGSFRRSMKMAVSKAMQNGAQGVKIRLSGRIGGAEIARSEWMKEGRIPLHTLRSDIDYGFTTANTSFGVIGVKVWVYNGEIYDRAVKNDAGGLVRKPTKSEGAEARS from the coding sequence ATGGGCCAGAAAGTTAATCCTATTGGGCTCCGTCTTGGAGTCAACAAGACCTGGAAGTCCAAATGGTATGTGGACCCCAGGGAGTATGCGGACACTCTGCATGAAGATCTGAAGCTGAGAAAGGCTTTGGTTGAATGCCCTGAAGTCCAGGGTGCTGAGATTTCGGATGTTGAAATCATCCGTAAACCCCAGCGCATTACGATTGTGATCACCACCAGCCGTCCTGGTATCATCATTGGTAGCAAGGGTGCAAATGTCGAGAAGCTTGGAGCACGTCTCCAGAAACTCTCTGACAAGAAGGTGCAGATCAAGATCAAGGAAATCAAGAAGCCAGAGGCTGATGCCCAGCTGATTGCCTTAAACGTTGCTAGACAGCTCGTGAGTCGTGGTTCATTCCGCCGCTCAATGAAGATGGCTGTTTCCAAAGCAATGCAGAATGGTGCTCAGGGTGTTAAGATCCGGCTCTCCGGTCGTATCGGTGGTGCAGAAATTGCACGCTCGGAGTGGATGAAGGAAGGAAGAATTCCCCTTCACACGCTGCGCAGTGACATCGACTATGGATTCACCACAGCTAATACCTCCTTTGGTGTCATTGGCGTCAAGGTGTGGGTGTACAACGGTGAGATCTACGATCGTGCAGTCAAGAACGACGCCGGTGGTTTGGTGAGAAAGCCGACCAAGAGCGAAGGTGCTGAGGCAAGGAGTTAG
- the rplV gene encoding 50S ribosomal protein L22 has translation MEDKQGYSATAKFLMVSPSKVRPVANLVRNKSYVEAVAILEAMPQKGSNLILKVLQSACANALDQNKKIDEENLVIKELQVNEGPRLKRVWPRSHGRRDILLKRMSHITVVVDEKASVRK, from the coding sequence ATGGAAGATAAACAAGGTTATTCAGCAACTGCCAAATTTCTGATGGTATCTCCTTCCAAGGTTCGCCCGGTCGCCAATCTTGTTCGGAATAAGTCGTATGTGGAAGCAGTAGCAATTCTTGAGGCTATGCCTCAGAAGGGATCAAATTTGATTCTGAAAGTTTTGCAATCCGCTTGTGCAAATGCGCTTGATCAGAACAAGAAGATCGACGAAGAGAATCTTGTGATCAAGGAGTTGCAGGTTAACGAGGGTCCAAGGCTCAAGAGAGTCTGGCCGAGATCCCATGGAAGACGGGATATTCTGCTTAAGAGGATGTCACACATTACCGTCGTCGTTGACGAAAAAGCAAGCGTGAGGAAGTAA
- the rpsS gene encoding 30S ribosomal protein S19 — translation MARSIKKGPFIEKKLYKRIQESLKTNQKQMIKTYSRCSTIIPEMVGFTISVYNGKTWIPVYVTENLVGHKLGEFSPTRIFRGHASDKKVG, via the coding sequence GTGGCTAGATCAATCAAAAAAGGTCCTTTTATTGAAAAGAAACTGTATAAGAGGATTCAGGAGTCTCTTAAGACTAATCAGAAGCAGATGATCAAGACTTATTCCCGCTGTTCTACGATCATCCCTGAAATGGTGGGATTCACGATTTCTGTGTATAACGGAAAAACCTGGATTCCAGTATATGTGACGGAGAACTTGGTTGGACATAAACTCGGTGAGTTTTCTCCCACCAGAATTTTCCGCGGTCATGCTTCCGACAAGAAGGTTGGGTAA